In Stomoxys calcitrans chromosome 2, idStoCalc2.1, whole genome shotgun sequence, the following proteins share a genomic window:
- the LOC106081956 gene encoding uncharacterized protein LOC106081956 — protein MKLISIAIIFIYAVGVESVQEDSSGYETNVKTEALNCPHTSDTCEQETFEVQCMGKGNVTVPCTNSWPPATGGENIKPKEFCLLPTGLPLMRRCNYNESNCTVQWQDMDFKKVKCLSDVKQNIITNDLLQMFEVLKGSMEIDDDYRVNVTGELVQLLAKREALRVPADFELTADILKLITQNARNHSLVPKVLQIMNLLMKSNDNVIRSSQKLGTINRLLKITEDFYDDMISVMYDCIENTNGYRHYLGNLMSIFYINPACTSKSGIAVYSGSSKALSPPFYAVSTNVYIRYLEEDWEGVFSEPHLKAAVIFTPDLRLQVKKFEGRDKILRISMYKKSRLFVNANFSKFIPDCIVFRISSPGFSDNQKYPLAELLLTSQKKSTFPAKCSYWDYRRWHLDINDWEMDNKTKCTSYYLPSFISMITVRRNASQSIDVLPLLTTSDEDDIDVNSIVACILSLFGLLCIFITSLIFKEWRLQFSNKLLLNICLVLTLLMIYFLVINVPSLREAVQDLDNLHRCKIMGVLLHYSILVFMLWMLFVAVLQYYRYASVFGSQPHKRFVMRCAMAAWVLPLIATGLVLYLDSQSYTSFVERGIDKHVLCCPAGLSWYLAVLLPFCLVLCADFCIFVYIICQINSSLSRFHQTQEREDVIRQGVFLFVYFVIFDKIARDSWLAYIFHCCRSNRNSMERISFPQRGDDIIMKNAM, from the exons ATGAAATTAATTTCAATAGCAATAATATTTATTTACGCTGTGGGAGTGGAAAGTGTCCAGGAGGATTCATCTGGCTATGAAACTAATGTTAAAACTGAGGCTCTTAATTGCCCCCATACCAGCGATACATGTGAGCAGGAAACTTTTGAAGTTCAATGCATGGGTAAAGGTAACGTAACGGTGCCTTGCACTAACTCCTGGCCTCCAGCTACTGGGGGAGAGAATATAAAGCCGAAGGAATTCTGTCTGTTGCCCACAGGTCTGCCCTTAATGCGCCGCTGTAATTACAATGAGTCTAACTGTACTGTCCAATGGCAAGATATGGACTTTAAGAAAGTTAAATGTTTAAGTGACGTTAAGCAGAACATCATTACAAATGACCTGCTTCAAATGTTTGAGGTGCTAAAAGGCAGCATGGAAATAGACGACGACTATAGGGTGAATGTTACAGGCGAATTGGTGCAGCTCTTGGCAAAACGTGAAGCACTACGTGTACCTGCCGATTTTGAATTGACAGCCGATATATTGAAATTGATAACACAAAACGCCAGAAATCATTCTTTAGTCCCAAAGGTTTTGCAAATAATGAATTTGCTAATGAAGAGTAATGACAACGTTATACGTAGTTCGCAGAAGCTTGGCACCATAAACAGACTGCTTAAAATCACCGAAGATTTCTACGACGACATGATTTCAGTTATGTACGATTGCATTGAAAATACAAATGGCTATCGCCACTATTTAGGCAATCTTATGagcattttttatataaatcctGCATGTACTTCGAAATCTGGTATTGCCGTTTACAGTGGATCATCGAAAGCATTGTCGCCGCCTTTTTACGCTGTGTCTACAAACGTTTATATACGTTATTTGGAAGAAGACTGGGAAGGTGTCTTTTCGGAACCCCATTTAAAGGCAGCTGTTATATTTACACCAGACCTAAGGCTGCAAGTTAAAAAGTTTGAGGGTAGAGATAAAATTCTACGAATATCCATGTACaagaaaagtcgacttttcgtgAATGCGAATTTTAGCAAATTCATTCCAGACTGCATCGTCTTTAGGATATCATCACCAGGATTCTCAG acaATCAAAAATATCCTTTAGCCGAGCTTTTGCTGActtctcaaaaaaaatcaacatttcCAGCGAAATGTTCTTATTGGGACTATCGTAGATGGCATTTGGACATCAACGACTGGGAAATGGACAATAAAACTAAGTGTACTTCTTATTATCTGCCATCTTTTATTTCTATGATAACAGTCAGAAGAAACGCATCACAAAGTATCGATGTTTTACCCTTGCTCACTACGAGTGACGAAGATGACATAGATGTTAATTCCATAGTAGCATGTATACTCTCCCTATTTGGCCTCTTGTGCATCTTTATCACTTCGCTTATATTCAAGGAATGGCGTTTGCAGTTCTCTAATAAACTGCTACTCAACATCTGTTTGGTGCTTACGCTACTAATGATCTATTTTCTGGTCATCAATGTGCCTAGTTTAAGAGAAGCTGTTCAGGACTTGGATAATCTGCACCGTTGTAAAATAATGGGTGTGCTATTGCACTACAGCATTCTGGTATTCATGCTATGGATGTTGTTTGTCGCTGTTCTACAATATTATAGATACGCCAGTGTTTTTGGCTCCCAACCGCATAAACGTTTTGTGATGCGATGTGCAATGGCCGCTTGGGTGTTGCCTTTGATAGCCACAGGCTTGGTGTTATACCTGGATTCTCAATCGTATACATCATTCGTTGAGAGAGGCATCGATAAGCATGTCCTATGTTGTCCCGCTGGTCTCAGTTGGTACCTGGCTGTGTTGCTGCCATTCTGCCTGGTCCTCTGTGCTGATTTCTGCATTTTCGTTTATATCATTTGTCAAATTAACAGCTCTCTGTCAAGATTTCACCAAACTCAGGAACGTGAAGATGTCATCAGGCAA ggagtttttctttttgtgtatTTTGTGATCTTCGATAAAATTGCACGTGACTCTTGGTTGGCATACATTTTTCATTGTTGTAGAAGTAATAGAAATTCGATGGAAAGAATTTcatttccccaaagaggcgATGATATTATTATGAAAAATGCAATgtaa
- the LOC106081965 gene encoding uncharacterized protein LOC106081965, with protein MKFISIVVLLVYSTFTKSSKVYSSHAGGYVKIHQRKISENKSLSCGSNSNNTCAEESFEPYCMGLNNRKLECINSWPSANFGDIVRSKDLCLLTTGQPLMRSCLYNSSDCSAYWEEFDVKAIRCLRDIKQNIVTNDLYQLLKRVQENPLTEDNARINVTSQLVELLKKSPTVRTTADLVLTADILELITEHAHNHSLVPKVLQVMNLLMASNDNVILSSSTLGATNRLIKITEDFYDRMISVASDCREVPDGYRHYLEKFLSIFYINILCTAKSGIAVYNGPSKKSMSSAQSHISDSTTNNYFRYLNKNEDLKSLASDTNFMAYFKLNYKFRAVLFKKSQQNSYILRISLYKSMQFFVDAKIRNKIPASVIFRISTPRVPEWFPAPTGELLLRPIPPNRPNLEGLFCAVWDLGNLDGMKNYTNVTHNGFNCTTSQVPSFVAVVEFRKNPMPAALKLPLLTVRQEYEVNKGTIAACIQSLLGLFCIFVTAIVFKEWRLQFVNQLLVNICLVLTLFTCYFIANFMTSIRKALQNVYNLQSCKIMGALLQYCILVLSVWMLFIGILQYYRYASVFGAQPRKCWVGRSALAAWTLPLIPTALVFFLDSESYTLFVRTPTAYKQILCYPTGLNWYLSVLLPFSLAICADLCIFAYIVWKIRISLTKFHRTLERNEVIMQVRKSFCLLLILSISWIFGILGHIHDSSNYSRIFCYTATLQGVFLFVYFVMCDENARASWLRILRARRKSFAVENTVDRSLSVTQQWFDLSFK; from the exons atgaaatttatttcaatAGTAGTTTTATTGGTCTACTCAACATTTACCAAAAGCTCCAAAGTTTACTCGTCACACGCAGGTGGATATGTTAAGATCCATCAAAGAAAAATCAGTGAAAATAAAAGTCTTAGTTGTGgcagcaatagcaacaacacATGTGCGGAAGAATCTTTTGAACCTTACTGCATGGGTTTGAACAACAGGAAACTGGAATGCATTAACTCATGGCCTTCCGCTAACTTCGGAGACATCGTTAGGTCCAAGGACCTCTGCTTGCTAACGACGGGGCAACCTTTAATGCGTTCCTGCCTTTACAATAGCTCAGATTGTTCAGCCTATTGGGAAGAGTTTGATGTGAAAGCCATTCGATGTCTTAGAGATATTAAACAGAACATTGTAACAAACGATCTTTACCAATTGCTTAAGCGGGTGCAAGAGAATCCTTTAACCGAAGATAATGCCAGGATTAATGTAACCAGTCAATTAGTagaacttttaaaaaaatccccaaCTGTGCGCACAACTGCCGATTTGGTGTTAACGGCTGATATACTGGAATTGATAACAGAACACGCCCATAATCATTCTTTGGTGCCTAAAGTTTTACAAGTAATGAATCTTCTAATGGCTAGCAATGACAACGTCATACTGAGCTCAAGCACATTAGGTGCCACAAACAGACTGATAAAAATCACAGAAGATTTCTATGATAGAATGATTTCTGTGGCGTCTGATTGCAGGGAGGTTCCAGATGGCTATCGCCATTATTTAGAGAAGTTCTTAAGTATTTTCTATATTAATATCTTGTGTACAGCTAAATCTGGTATTGCAGTTTACAATGGACCATCCAAAAAATCAATGTCTTCGGCACAATCACATATTAGCGATTCAACTACAAACAACTATTTTCGCtatttgaataaaaatgaaGACTTGAAAAGTCTTGCTTCCGACACTAATTTTATGGCTTACTTTAAGTTAAACTATAAATTTCGTGCAGTTCTTTTCAAAAAGTCCCAGCAAAACTCTTACATTCTGCGCATATCACTTTACAAAAGTATGCAGTTTTTTGTAGATGCAAAAATCCGCAACAAGATACCAGCTAGTGTCATCTTTAGGATATCAACGCCGCGAGTTCCAg AATGGTTTCCGGCTCCGACTGGTGAATTGTTGCTACGGCCGATTCCACCGAATCGACCTAATCTTGAAGGGTTATTTTGTGCCGTTTGGGACCTTGGAAACTTGGATGGAATGAAAAACTACACAAACGTCACTCATAATGGATTTAATTGCACCACTTCGCAAGTACCGTCATTTGTAGCTGTGGTCGAATTCAGAAAAAATCCGATGCCTGCTGCTTTAAAGTTACCTCTGCTAACCGTACGTCAGGAATATGAGGTCAATAAGGGAACAATTGCTGCATGTATTCAATCGTTGTTGGGTCTCTTCTGTATTTTCGTTACTGCCATTGTTTTTAAGGAGTGGCGCTTGCAGTTCGTAAATCAACTTTTGGTTAACATTTGTTTGGTGCTGACTCTATTCACATGTTATTTTATAGCCAACTTTATGACCAGTATACGAAAAGCTCTCCAGAATGTGTACAATCTTCAAAGTTGCAAAATTATGGGAGCCTTATTGCAGTATTGCATTTTGGTACTCTCTGTGTGGATGTTGTTCATTGGTATACTGCAGTATTATCGCTATGCGAGCGTTTTTGGTGCACAGCCCCGTAAATGCTGGGTGGGGCGAAGTGCCTTAGCCGCTTGGACTCTGCCCTTGATACCTACCGCGTTAGTCTTTTTCTTAGATTCCGAATCGTATACGCTTTTCGTTCGAACACCCACTGCCTACAAGCAGATTTTATGCTATCCAACTGGTCTCAATTGGTATTTGTCAGTGTTGTTGCCCTTCAGCCTTGCCATCTGTGCAGATCTTTGCATTTTCGCCTATATCGTTTGGAAAATTCGCATTTCCTTAACGAAATTTCATCGAACTCTGGAACGGAATGAGGTCATCATGCAAGTGCGCAAATCGTTTTGCTTGCTTTTAATTTTGAGTATTTCGTGGATTTTCGGTATACTGGGCCATATCCATGACAGCAGTAACTATTCAaggatattttgttatacagcAACATTGCAGggagtttttctttttgtgtatTTTGTGATGTGCGATGAAAATGCTCGTGCTTCTTGGCTGAGAATTCTACGTGCCCGTAGAAAATCTTTTGCTGTTGAAAATACTGTGGATCGGAGTTTGTCTGTTACACAACAGTGGTTTGACCTAAGTTTTAAGTAA